One segment of Scleropages formosus chromosome 23, fSclFor1.1, whole genome shotgun sequence DNA contains the following:
- the ddx39b gene encoding DEAD (Asp-Glu-Ala-Asp) box polypeptide 39B, with the protein MTENDVENELLDYEDDEVDGGGGVGDGGLGGGAGDSLSLRKEGVKGSYVSIHSSGFRDFLLKPELLRAIVDCGFEHPSEVQHECIPQAILGMDVLCQAKSGMGKTAVFVLATLQQLEPVTGQVSVLVMCHTRELAFQISKEYERFSKYMPTVKVGVFFGGLSIKKDEEVLKRESPHVVVGTPGRILALSRNKSLNLRHIKHFILDECDKMLEQLDMRRDVQEIFRMTPHEKQVMMFSATLSKEIRPVCRKFMQDPMEIFVDDETKLTLHGLQQYYVKLKDNEKNRKLFDLLDVLEFNQVVIFVKSVQRCVALAQLLVEQNFPAIAIHRGMPQEERLARYQQFKDFQRRILVATNLFGRGMDIERVNIAFNYDMPEDSDTYLHRVARAGRFGTKGLAITFVSDESDARTLNDVQDRFEVNISELPEEIDISSYIEQTR; encoded by the exons ATGACGGAGAACGATGTGGAGAACGAACTTCTGGACTACGAGGACGATGAAGtggatggaggtggaggagttGGAGATGGGGGCCTTGGAGGAGGCGCTGGAGACAGTCTGTCCCTTCGGAAGGAAGGGGTGAAGGGCTCGTATGTGTCCATCCACTCATCAGGGTTCAGGGATTTCCTGCTGAAGCCTGAGCTGCTGAGAGCCATTGtggactgtgggtttgaacATCCCTCTGAAG TTCAGCATGAGTGCATTCCCCAAGCCATACTCGGCATGGATGTTCTGTGCCAGGCTAAATCTGGCATGGGAAaaactgcagtgtttgtgttggCCACCTTGCAGCAACTGGAGCCTGTTACTGGACAG gtcTCAGTGTTGGTGATGTGTCACACTCGAGAACTGGCCTTTCAGATCAGTAAGGAGTATGAGCGCTTCTCAAAGTACATGCCTACTGTTAAG GTGGGAGTGTTTTTTGGGGGTTTGTCGATCAAAAAGGACGAGGAGGTGCTGAAGAGGGAGAGTCCGCATGTGGTGGTGGGAACCCCAGGCCGCATCCTGGCCCTGTCCCGCAATAAGAGCCTCAACCTGCGTCACATCAAGCACTTCATCCTGGATGAGTGTGACAAGATGCTGGAGCAGCTGG ACATGCGCAGAGATGTCCAGGAGATATTCCGCATGACACCCCATGAGAAGCAAGTCATGATGTTCAGTGCCACCCTGAGCAAAGAGATCCGCCCTGTCTGCCGAAAGTTCATGCAAGAT CCAATGGAAATCTTTGTGGATGATGAGACCAAGCTGACCCTGCATGGCCTGCAGCAGTACTACGTCAAGCTAAAGGACAATGAGAAGAACAGGAAGCTCTTTGATCTGTTGGATGTTCTCGAGTTCAACCAG GTGGTGATCTTCGTGAAGTCGGTGCAGCGCTGCGTCGCCCTGGCCCAGCTGCTGGTGGAGCAGAACTTTCCCGCCATCGCCATCCATCGCGGCATGCCGCAGGAGGAGAG GCTTGCCCGCTACCAGCAGTTCAAGGACTTCCAGCGGCGGATCCTGGTGGCCACCAATCTGTTCGGTCGAGGGATGGACATCGAAAGAGTAAACATCGCCTTCAACTACGACATGCCAGAGGACTCTGACACCTACTTACACAGG GTGGCCAGGGCCGGCAGGTTTGGGACGAAGGGGCTGGCTATCACGTTCGTGTCCGACGAGAGCGATGCCCGAACCCTCAACGACGTGCAGGACCGCTTCGAGGTCAACATCAGCGAGCTCCCGGAGGAAATCGACATCTCCTCTTACA TCGAACAAACCCGATAA
- the polr1h gene encoding DNA-directed RNA polymerase I subunit RPA12: protein MSTFSGDHSFCPECGCVLPLPGLEETVTCPRCRFTVSIHEFADKAVTSSVVFNPLEASSFPKEEEEEAELKGPVIDRRCSRCNKEGMVYHTRQMRSADEGQTVFYTCIHCRFQEKEDS, encoded by the exons ATGTCTACCTTCAGCGGAGATCACAGCTTCTGCCCTGAATGCGGCTGCGTGCTGCCCCTGCCCGGCCTGGAGGAGACGGTCACATGCCCCCGGTGCCGCTTCACGGTGTCCATCCACG AATTCGCAGACAAAGCGGTCACATCATCAGTGGTGTTTAACCCTTTGGAAGCCTCTTCTTTTccaaaggaagaggaggaggaggctgaacTCAAGGGACCAGTG ATCGACAGGCGATGCTCCCGCTGTAACAAAGAGGGGATGGTGTATCATACTAGACAGATGAGGTCTGCGGATGAAGGGCAGACGGTCTTCTATACATGCATACATTGCAG GTTCCAAGAGAAAGAGGATTCTTAA